TGAATTTCAGCTGTTACATTTGTTTACAGTGAGCCTTTTCAGAAATGCCCTGTACTCAGAAAaacatctttgatttttttcaaaaactagTAATAGTCAACAGTACTTGTAATTTTGTATGTCTGAAACTTATGAGAGAATATTAATTGCATCCTTGCTTCNNNNNNNNNNNNNNNNNNNNNNNNNNNNNNNNNNNNNNNNNNNNNNNNNNNNNNNNNNNNNNNNNNNNNNNNNNNNNNNNNNNNNNNNNNNNNNNNNNNNNNNNNNNNNNNNNNNNNNNNNNNNNNNNNNNNNNNNNNNNNNNNNNNNNNNNNNNNNNNNNNNNNNNNNNNNNNNNNNNNNNNNNNNNNNNNNNNNNNNNNNNNNNNNNNNNNNNNNNNNNNNNNNNNNTTGGTCAACCAACATACATATGGAAGTCATCCTGAAAGGAAAcaatatgacattgtatactAGTAGGTCATTAGTACTCGTATCTTCACTATAGTATGCAGAAAGACACTTACTCAGATAAATAtcaactcatttttttttaatgaagaaaTTTAGACTCTGATTCTTACTCACTGGGATAGTACATGAAACTTGAGCGTATTTGTTATGTGCTGCATATTCACTTGAGTGCATAATAGCTTTACTTACAGATTGATTTTTTTGCTATAACAGTATAAGGCCAAAGGAGTAAAATATTGTTAAGCACTTAAGTAATTAATAACTTGCAGATTTCTGATTTTATAACAGCTGTCTGCAtaccctgcccccctccccctcacacATAGATTACATGTATCTGGCTATTCAAGTGACCCACACCGTATCAAAGTACTCTATTAGTAGAATTGAAGAGTATGATAGTTCAATGAATTCCTTGTTAACTTTCCACtgtgaaatgttttctgtttttttcagaTGGTGTCCGCTCAGCAGTGGAAATAAAATGAACACTGAAGACTTTTAGTTCTGACATATGATGATGTACCTTGAACTACCTTCCTAACAAAGGAGTTGAATGCAACCATAGGCATATTTATAGTTAATTGTATTTTGAGAATATCATGGTATTTTATACAGAGTTTTGGATTTTCAGTGCAGTGATTTGTAAAGTTGTTTCATGTacagtgaagaagaagaagagtatacagtgtatatgtcCTTATTACAAATTGTAAATGggtaatgtttgcagtggttttatgttcatgtgtttttttgcagTGATAAACTAACTGAAGGCTTGAAGTGATAGCAAATATTTGGCCTTTAATAGTAAAACCCTGCATGGAAGtttcaaccgcgaacttaaaaccactgccaacactccattttctccctttcACAGTAGTACATGTTTTAAAATAATCCCTTATCAAGCTTTGTAATTGATGATTTCAGAACTTTTTAATTATGTTTAGCTTCCTTTTTAGAGTTGACTATGATAAATAACTGACTGCCTATATGCTTGAGGGAGAAGAAGGATTTATAATAATAGTACTAATGATAAGTATCAAAAGTTCTTGGAAATTattgcctgagggctaattacAAGTGAGAAAAATGACgaacaaacaatggtaaacagtacAGTAAGTGACCACTCTAGTCTTAAGTCTAACTCTAAGATGTTACTTATTCATAACCAATGctattcatttattcttataTATAGTACAATGAAGCACTACTTTGCCAGTGTTTTGAAAGTTGTCAAATTGAAAGtcattgatattttgtgtttgttggTTTTAACAATGATATACTGAAACAGTAATGGTATCTTTGGCAATAGGAATTCTATTCATGAGCATTTCCTGTTATAGAATGCTGTTTCATTGAGTAAAACAATGCTGGATTATGTATGAAATATAGACCAACTTTACACGGTGTAGTGTAACATGGATAGAATGTATGAAATGAGCCTTCCCTACAGTATGTAGATGTATTTTCCACATCAACAGCTGTTGGTACTTTGCTATGATAGTGCTTGTGTGAACTtgtcacagctacatgtatgcccAATAAGAAATAACCAGCTTTTGGCAATTTTTCCATGTGTTTTTCTTATTGCAGATTAAAAAGTGAACCAAAAGTCTGTATCTGATTTGCATCCTGTTTTGCACTGATTATGGTCATGCAACAGTAATAGAAATGCTTTGAAGATGCATGTTAATGTTGATACAGCCAAATTTTCCCAGCTAAAACAAACCTTAGCCAAATCCTACAGGCTAACCCTAACCTAGCAATAAAGGAATCCAATATTATATAAGGAACATTTGGCCTGTATTTCTGTTtgacttttatttttgtacatgaattAATGTTCAACAATTGCAGCTGTGTCTTTTGTAGTAAAGTATAACAAATCCAAGTTGTTGATTACTTGATAATTTCTTGGAAATAACAATTTGACTTGGTGAGAAATATACATCAGCATCTTGCTGTCTGGTGTAGCATACTGTGTTGTCTTTCAATTCAAATAAAGTTAAATTTAAAGAGATATACTTTCACCAAAAAAGGTAACAAATGCAAAGTTTTCTTCCGataaattctgaaaaaaattacttttcttcttctctgcTTTGAATTGTCCTTTGTATGGCAAAGCCCCTTGAAGATCTATGTCATCTGTGACACATAAATTAatggtatttcattttgttgaagGTTCATATTTCAAAGTTTTCCATAGCATAAAAGCTTCcaaacctattggtatcgtTTAAAGTTTGTCTGACTTCGACTATATGGCGATCCTGCACCCCGAAGATCAGTAGATCTAGTTGGATATCATGTTTATCGCTAGCCAAGGACTCCCCGGTTTGAATATACCGCGCGTACCACTTCCGGGTACCCATCATCCTTAGCGAAAATCATGAGTCGAGCCTCGTTTCCGTGAGCCGGTCTGTCGCCACACCCCCTTGTTTGAACTCCATGCCAACACTGCACAAAACCCTAAGGTAGGGTCCATTCCAAATCACCTCAAGGGTTTTTGGAGAATATTTGTATCAAAAGAATTATAATTTGATTAGACTAAAACAAGATTTTATCTCCTTCAATACTAATCCAGGCCACAGTAGTTATAGGTATTTCGAAGAATTGAATATGTAAATTtaaatctatttgaattcctttgaatagaaaacattttgaaagtgacACTGCAAAAATCTATTTGTAACGttaatcattttcaaacatctgtaTGATTCTAGCCGCCAaatgttattttttggaaaatgccAAAAATGTTATACTTATATATCCTTAGTTAATACTTATATTTTAGATGCAACTATATTTTGCATGTTAAGGAACATTGAACAAGTGAAGCAGACACACTTTGAGATGACACTTAATTTAAataatacacaatcatgtattctttaaaacaaaatacaattacaGTACATCTACACCATTCACCAACTTAGTTATAGTACAATATACTTTCCAGTGATCCCAACATTACCTGAGTAAAAGAGAACTTCCTGACAAACAGAAAATGAACATTCTTTTGACAAGATAGCAATGAAAAGCATAAAGTGTCTTTCTTGTCGCTTTACCTTCAGATGGACATCCCACATTATACATATAATCTCTAGCGACATAAGAGATTTCCTTTACACAACTAGTTTTTCTCACCTCTTTTCACAGAGCTCTGACAtcaaaacatcagcaggtgagaaaaactgatTGTGCAAATGAAATCTCGTaatatgtcctatgatctatcaatctgatgaaattattttcggatatCTCTAAAATCCTTCAGGAATTTGTGtacaacagaaagaaagaataagCAAACAACTTTACActgtacacatttttttttcaattcacaaCAATACTATGAAATGCTTATCTTTAATGTTATGGTAcaatacagctacatgtacatttattcaAGATACAGGAATTCTGAATGTGAAAAAGTCTTGGTCCTTTTATCACATAATGACTATAAACTTTTCACATTTTCCCAAAGTAACATCAATGGCATCATAccataaaaacaaacagaacTGATCGAATCTGGAGAAGTAAAAGCATGCTTTAAACTGATATAAATTATATGATTGTACACAACAATAacataaaacacaacatataATGAAGCTATTCATGCTACACATTATAAATTATAATGTATTTATAGGTCCTGTGCAATGAGTCACACAATAAGAAATGAATTGAAGTTGTGTTTATGTTACAAGCAAATCATCACTGTACATCATTATGAATCTATTTTCAACAGTAGATGATGAGAACTTttaataaggccacactgactcagttatatggatgacatctgtgcctGCATCAATTTTCATTCCTTTCCATGTGTAGCTTATCTTGCAAATCTGTAAATCAttaaaagcagctgcaaaacaaGCAAGCCTATGCCATGGATTGCTAAAAAAACATCATAAAACAGATACTAATATTGTActatgccaaagtcaattccgaaataaaaaatgtgaaaaaaaatgcattgttttGTAAACTAAGTCTTGTgcgttcagtcatttgttctaTCCAATCTAACCACTAAAATTTTATAATGAAGGGAACTTTCCTTTTGCCAACTTATTCTTGCTTGGCACACTTatataaactaaactaaactaaacacTTGCATCAGATTTGGGGTGACCAGAAGGGTGATCCATATTATcaaagtcagtgtggcctaggTGGCATTTGAATAATAACTCAAGTTCCTTTAATTATCTCTAAATAATCTCCTTTCCACACAGAGTGAATCTGTCCACCTCCCTGATATCAGTTTTACTTCCCCTGTATTTCAGTTCAGTGTCTTTATCTGGCAGTTTTGTCTCTGTTTTATCATCTTTTTTCTCTTCCTGTTTCTGTGAGTCATCTTTAATACGGTCTTCACCTGTCGCCCCCTCTTGCGTTTTCTCTGAACCTCCCTTTTCCGGTGAGCGAGTTTTCCCGTGGTGCGGTTCTTTTTCCTCCTCTTTACTTTTCCTGATGTGCTGATCAGTATTTCCCTCATGCTCTTTTGCTTTAACACAAGTCTGCGCTTTTTCGTTTTCTTTTGAAGCAGTTTCCTTCGTGTAATCGTTTTTCTTTTCAGTAGGTTGCTTCTCTGGGCTTGTGTGTACCACAGGGTCTGCTCCTATGACCTCTACGGAGCTGTCGTTGCTCTGCGTGGAGGTTGGGTGGATGGAGAATGACCCTGTCCTGGTGATCTCAACGTTGGGTGGAGGGGATGTTGGGATGGGGTTGTTGAGGCTTGTTTGGCTGCCCGCCCGGCTGGCGTTCCTACTCCCCGGCCGGCTAGCCAGCTTGTTCTTGAACATCTCTGACTCTTTCACATACTTGCAGGCATTCCCCAAGAGGACAATGCTGTTCAGCACTTTCACTGTTACAAGGCTAAGATTtaggaaaaaaggaaaacatgtaGCATAAGTCCACAACTACTGACCATAGCCAATATTATTTAACCTTGTGTAGTGTAGGTATTGACTGAATAGCAAACTTTTTTCCTATAACTCCTATTTCCTTGATCAATTAACAAAATATTGTAGAAAACTGTAACAATTTACATATTTGTGCTATGAGTATTATCAGTATCAGTATCTaccggtacatgtatatagctggTCATTTTACACAACTTGTGATAACTAACCCTCACCCATTAAACTGCAAGCATTttttaaagctatctaatgagAATGCTCCTAAAGTACTTGGTGGCAATAGTAGTTACAGTACTTGGTGCTTCCACTCAATAATATTACTTAAAACTTTATATGGAATAAGCAGATCTACATTTCATTGGTAGAAAAGTGCAGTAAGAAGAGGTATTGACTCACGCTAAATATGTGAGGGCCAAGAGGAAGATGCCTGTCGTGCCCTGTACTTTCACCGACTTCCTAGTAATCATGTAAACCTgtggaaacattttcaaaatccaCAATCACCAACATGGCCACATAACAAAATTACACATACAACACAACTCAACAAGGTTTTAAATGTATATGGGTCTTACTGCTTACAAGACAAGGAAAGACTTAGAAATGCTCTTCGTGTTAATGTGTACTCACCAGACATGTGAGGGGTAATGGGATGAAGCCCATCCTTCTGGAAACCAAATCTGAATGGTCTGAGAAAGCCTAGAAATCAAAGACACGGAACAAGTTATAACAAATACTGTACAGCAGTTAGACCAGATAAACCTAAAGCATGTTGTACAggcatggaagctcatctgtgttagaGGTAATCATATACAGGTAGTATAAttatgctaaactttcttccaacactaatGAAACGGCCCAAGTATTCTATGATAGATTGATTTGATGATCTTATTTAGTAGCACAtgattcaaattttcaatgatcaCAGTCGCCAATCACTTTTCGTGTACAACTTagtgtttgaagaaagtttatcattgtgacatgttttcttgtctttctaCAAGGTTGTGCAAGGAAAAATTTGTTGATACTTACATTCTTCTGTCGACTGCTGATCATGTCATAAGCTAGGCTGGCACGGTACTCATCATAGACCTACAGAGTGAGAGGGAGATAAAAAGATGGAGtgaaaaagtgaaataaaaggGGGAATAGAGGGAAAATGTCAATTTAAGTATAATACCTTTACAACTTTTCCCAACCTCAAACTGTCAATCAGTTTAGATACAAGGTGTTAGAAACAAACAAGACGAGAAATAGACTAGACTATTAATGAACATAGAGTACAGAATAGAATGATGTGTATATCATAATGTTAATCTATGCAGAAACTACTAGTACCAGTATACTGGTAATCAGTATCAATATTGAACAGCAGCTGTGAGTGTGAACGTTTTCTTGTAGTTCCAACTTCTTTTGCTACGGGGCATGAGCAGACCGACCAGACcttttgatactgtaaatgcagaaattctCGTAATGATTttcggttttcgcgttgccaattcaccgcaaacctaaaaccaccgcgaacatttttccatggcagtaagagaccacagtgcatggtgctaccgagaacttaaaaccaccgcaaaagtcctttttcccgctatcgcaAAATTAAATTCCTACAAACTTGAATGCCTTTACAGTATACTCAGAGGACCAGACTCACGTCTGCAGGGATCTTGTAGTTCTAACTTCTTCTGCTAGGGGGCATGAGTATGCCAACAAGacctttgatatacatgtactgagatTGAGAGGTTTAGACTTACGTCTGCAGGGATCTCGTTGAACTTGGTAATGAAGGCATGTTTGACCCAGTCCACCAGGTACTCGGCAGCGATGATCATGGACACGTCTGGGATCAGCTGGTACAGGTGGTCTGGTGATAGGAGTGTAGAGGTTAGTGGTACAATGCACCTGGTTTAAGAATGTACTGTAACATGGTCACTATACAGGTATGGTTggaattaggggtgggtactagtacagaaaattcaggtacagagACAGTCTCTAtatctgccacatagggcacatatGTAAGGTTtacaatacttaaaaaaaagatttggtcagttaaaaaaagtatataatACCAACCTGGGCTCCAGTTAAACTCTGTCATATTTCTCATCACCACAATGTACAGGAGAACATGGTAGTGGAACCTTTCCCGGATatctgaaacaacaaaaatattcaTCTGTCAAaccaattatacatgtataattttaaaGTAGCATTGACTTTTCAAATATTGCCCTTGAAACATTGCAGTATCTGTGATGAAAAAATATACTGTGATCCATTTTGGTGGGGTAATTATGggaggatatgattttgtaccCCTTTCcaatgaagaaaaaatagtTTCCTATTTTGCCACAAGATGCATAGAGTACAAGGCTGACAATGCATAAGGTATAAAGCATAGGTATATAGTCATCCCAGCATAATCAGGGTTGGTAAAGATGCAgggattctctcttttttatgACTTCTGCAGATCTGAAGTGAACCAACACAGACAATGTACCATTTGATAAACTGGACAAAGATGTACATCCTTGGATTGACTATTCATTCTGTGTTAACAGAGTGTAAAATACAGCAATTTTGTAAGGAAATTTGCAAAGATTTGCTGACTCTTGCAAACACTCGATCAAAAAAAGGTTAAGGTCGTCAGGTATTTGCCAGGGCTTGTTGGCAGTTGCTACcggaaacacaacatatttttccTAGACGTAAGAAACATAGAATATGGAAGAAAACTGATGCAATACCAGGggtcgaaattcatttttgggattaggtgcactagtgcaaccagatttaaaaattgggtgcaccaaaaaaattttgggtgcaccacttaactttaagtaataacctaataacaaaacttacttaCGAGCTATCaatcttaaacaagtaccatgacagacatttttattatcttgcTAACACTtcgatgtcaagaatatgatgtatactagtatgctttgatatctttacatacataaacctaagaaaatatttgggtgcaccctgtgcacccacagaaaataattgggtgcacagatccaattttgggtgcacctgggtgcacatgcacccagtatttcgagccctgaatacaAACAATTTTCTCATATGCCTCCTCATGAAATGAGTGCAGAGTGATACAAGGTAGCAGGCTATCTTGTAAAAGCCAATAATTTTTTACTTCACCCCTGCCAGAGGTCATCATACTGTAGCCAACTCACAGAAGTTGCGGAAATAAGATGTACATGCGCAAAATTCAACCAGACCGAACATTgtaaccagggctgtctccagcttgaatTATTCTTCCGTCCCACTAATTGTTTGGGGGCCCATGTTGTTGATCTTCCTGGTTATATATGTCATTGTAAGCccatgaaagtacattttcaacagtttcttatcatttttgggACGTTTATATATTAcgtaatataatatttttcgTCCCAGGagggaaggatgggtcctgTAGACAGCTCTGATTGTAACCCAACTCTAACCTCAAGACTGGTGTATTCCCCTACCACTCTGTTTTTCTGACTCGCTGACATGCACAGAATAATTTCCATGGCTCCTTCAACTACTGTGACACCACTTTGTGCCAAAACTACTATAAATTGACCATATATAGGGATTGCAGATAAACGCCGTGTTCTGATACTATGCATGTGGGGTTTAAACCAATAGATTGGAAAGAAAAAGCAGACAAAAGGGAAaagagggtgggagggggggtgACTCACCATTGCAAGACATTTCAAACAAGGCCTTTTTCCCAAAAGTCTTGAAGACATTTGACTGGACTTCAGCAAACTGTGAacagtgtgtgtgagagaaGACAAAGAGATGACAGGGACAGATGCCATGTCTTAACTGTAACCTTAAGAGATACCAAAGACTTGCTGTCTGTTGCCATGGCCATTGCTTTGCAATTACAGGTAAACACCATGTGACGTGTCTGCTCAATTTTGTTACCATAACTCTGACTGTAAATCTTTGCAGTGGTTTCATTTTGTGTCTTAACTTGCAGAGGCCTAAATGCAAATGCACGAATATCCATTTAATGTTTCACGAACAGTACTACAGAATTTGCTTCAATTGTTCGAACCGCAAACTAaaatccctgcaaaaataaattGATCTACAGNNNNNNNNNNNNNNNNNNNNNNNNNNNNNNNNNNNNNNNNNNNNNNNNNNNNNNNNNNNNNNNNNNNNNNNNNNNNNNNNNNNNNNNNNNNNNNNNNNNNNNNNNNNNNNNNNNNNNNNNNNNNNNNNNNNNNNNNNNNNNNNNNNNNNNNNNNNNNNNNNNNNNNNNNNNNNNNNNNNNNNNNNNNNNNNNNNNNNNNNNNNNNNNNNNNNNNNNNNNNNNNNNNNNNNNNNNNNNNNNNNNNNNNNNNNNNNNNNNNNNNNNNNNNNNNNNNNNNNNNNNNNNNNNNNNNNNNNNNNNNNNNNNNNNNNNNNNNNNNNNNNNNNNNNNNNNNNNNNNNNNNNNNNNNNNNNNNNNNNNNNNNNNNNNNNNNNNNNNNNNNNNNNNNNNNNNNNNNNNNNNNNNNNNNNNNNNNNNNNNNNNNNNNNNNNNNNNNNNNNNNNNNNNNNNNNNNNNNNNNNNNNNNNNNNNNNNNNNNNNNNNNNNNNNNNNNNNNNNNNNNNNNNNNNNNNNNNNNNNNNNNNNNNNNNNNNNNNNNNNNNNNNNNNNNNNNNNNNNNNNNNNNNNNNNNNNNNNNNNNNNNNNNNNNNNNNNNNNNNNNNNNNNNNNNNNNNNNNNNNNNNNNNNNNNNNNNNNNNNNNNNNNNNN
The sequence above is drawn from the Branchiostoma floridae strain S238N-H82 chromosome 4, Bfl_VNyyK, whole genome shotgun sequence genome and encodes:
- the LOC118414004 gene encoding transmembrane anterior posterior transformation protein 1 homolog isoform X1, which codes for MAPRRTRTRSEGNKHETKHEFHTNNAAPEPENVGASGEQHHVESEEERLVKEIANMPLWTYLWAELTRGYLLENEEEKFAERRERVYTFMKIPQVFEKLMFYGFFLCLDAFLFIFTFLPLRVIIALIRLITMPCLQGKRSRLEPAQICDLIKAGIIIVCTNILFYVDTSMLYHVVRGQSIIKLYIIFNMLEVADRLFSAVGQDILDALFWTATEPRGRRRDHLGVIPHFFMAIIYVFLHSTLVLFQATCLNVAFNSHNKSLLTVMMSNNFVELKGSVFKKFAKNNLFQMSCADIRERFHYHVLLYIVVMRNMTEFNWSPDHLYQLIPDVSMIIAAEYLVDWVKHAFITKFNEIPADVYDEYRASLAYDMISSRQKNAFSDHSDLVSRRMGFIPLPLTCLVYMITRKSVKVQGTTGIFLLALTYLALVTVKVLNSIVLLGNACKYVKESEMFKNKLASRPGSRNASRAGSQTSLNNPIPTSPPPNVEITRTGSFSIHPTSTQSNDSSVEVIGADPVVHTSPEKQPTEKKNDYTKETASKENEKAQTCVKAKEHEGNTDQHIRKSKEEEKEPHHGKTRSPEKGGSEKTQEGATGEDRIKDDSQKQEEKKDDKTETKLPDKDTELKYRGSKTDIREVDRFTLCGKEII
- the LOC118414004 gene encoding transmembrane anterior posterior transformation protein 1 homolog isoform X2, translated to MAPRRTRTRSEGNKHETKHEFHTNNAAPEPENVGASGEQHHVESEEERLVKEIANMPLWTYLWAELTRGYLLENEEEKFAERRERVYTFMKIPQVFEKLMFYGFFLCLDAFLFIFTFLPLRVIIALIRLITMPCLQGKRSRLEPAQICDLIKAGIIIVCTNILFYVDTSMLYHVVRGQSIIKLYIIFNMLEVADRLFSAVGQDILDALFWTATEPRGRRRDHLGVIPHFFMAIIYVFLHSTLVLFQATCLNVAFNSHNKSLLTVMMSNNFAEVQSNVFKTFGKKALFEMSCNDIRERFHYHVLLYIVVMRNMTEFNWSPDHLYQLIPDVSMIIAAEYLVDWVKHAFITKFNEIPADVYDEYRASLAYDMISSRQKNAFSDHSDLVSRRMGFIPLPLTCLVYMITRKSVKVQGTTGIFLLALTYLALVTVKVLNSIVLLGNACKYVKESEMFKNKLASRPGSRNASRAGSQTSLNNPIPTSPPPNVEITRTGSFSIHPTSTQSNDSSVEVIGADPVVHTSPEKQPTEKKNDYTKETASKENEKAQTCVKAKEHEGNTDQHIRKSKEEEKEPHHGKTRSPEKGGSEKTQEGATGEDRIKDDSQKQEEKKDDKTETKLPDKDTELKYRGSKTDIREVDRFTLCGKEII